Proteins encoded by one window of Manis pentadactyla isolate mManPen7 chromosome X, mManPen7.hap1, whole genome shotgun sequence:
- the GPKOW gene encoding G-patch domain and KOW motifs-containing protein, which produces MADAGDGVLRQAGVNTAPISFSFSRTSALRRLADPGDGAGAAPEEKYFLKTVEGRELQSVKPSEAPKELIIPLNQSVHHRLKPTHAPGSSTDTKALVDGVLSQAVKELSEESKKSLEERENAGVNPTLAIPMIKKGCSPNREGADSEPQAETVPEEADYEAIPVEAYGLAMLRGMGWKPGEGIGCTFNQVVKPRVNSLRPKGLGLGASLTEVQTLAPTSPHYLPRPDEEQKKDKEDQSQGLVPGRAVVVLSGPHRGLYGKVEGLDPDNVRAMVRLAVGSRMVTVSEYCLRSVSKKEFDKNSLYFGQVSKTSPGQQNGTASSCKAIRDRDPHIWQEDSERKRKHFLDRQDGPAPKSEKAAPRSQHWLHRDLRVRFVDKLHKGGQYYNTKMTIEDVLSPDTCVCRTDEDQILEGLREDMLETLVPKVKGNRVMVVLGPQAGRVGRLLGQDRERSQALVQLRKENQLVELHYDAVCQYMGPSDSDED; this is translated from the exons ATGGCAGACGCCGGTGACGGTGTTTTGCGGCAGGCAGGAGTCAACACTGCCCCGATTTCCTTCAGCTTCAGTCGCACGTCCGCCCTGAGACGGCTGGCCGACCCGGGGGATGGTGCTGGTGCGGCTCCTGAGGAGAAATATTTCTTGAAGACCGTGGAAGGAAGGGAGCTGCAGAG TGTGAAGCCCTCAGAAGCCCCCAAGGAACTCATCATACCTTTGAACCAGAGTGTCCATCATAGGCTGAAACCGACCCATGCCCCTGGGTCATCCACAGATACTAAGGCCTTGGTGGATGGTGTGCTGTCCCAGGCTGTGAAGGAGCTCAGTGAGG AATCCAAGAAGTctttggaggagagagagaatgcaGGTGTCAACCCCACGCTCGCTATCCCCATGATCAAGAAAGGATGCTCCCCCAACAGGGAAGGAGCAGACAGCGAACCCCAGGCTGAGACA GTGCCAGAGGAGGCCGATTATGAGGCTATCCCTGTGGAGGCCTACGGGCTGGCCATGCTGCGGGGCATGGGCTGGAAACCTGGCGAGGGCATTGGCTGCACCTTCAATCA AGTGGTGAAGCCCCGTGTCAACTCACTGAGGCCCAAGGGGTTAGGGCTGGGTGCCAGCCTGACTGAGGTCCAGACTCTGGCCCCCACCAGCCCCCACTACCTGCCGAGGCCAGACGaggaacaaaagaaggacaaggaAGACCAATCTCAAGGACTGGTGCCTGGAAGAGCTGTGGTGGTACTTTCTGGCCCTCATCGAGGCCTCTATGGGAAG GTGGAAGGCCTTGATCCTGACAATGTTCGAGCCATGGTTCGTCTGGCTGTGGGGAGCCGCATGGTGACTGTTAGTGAGTACTGCCTGCGGTCTGTCTCCAAGAAAGAGTTTGACAAGAACTCCTTATACTTCG GCCAGGTGAGCAAAACTTCCCCAGGGCAACAGAATGGAACAGCTTCATCATGCAAGGCCATCCGTGATCGGGACCCCCACATCTGGCAGGAAGACTCAGAGAGGAAGCGGAAACACTTTCTGGACCG ACAAGATGGGCCTGCACCCAAGAGTGAGAAAGCAGCACCCAGGAGTCAGCACTGGCTGCACAGGGACCTGCGCGTGAGATTTGTGGACAAGTTGCACAAGGGTGGCCAATATTACAACACAAAG ATGACAATTGAAGATGTCCTCAGCCCAGATACCTGTGTGTGTCGGACAGATGAAGACCAGATCCTGGAAG GCCTGAGGGAAGACATGCTGGAGACCCTGGTGCCCAAGGTCAAGGGCAACCGGGTGATGGTAGTGCTGGGACCACAGGCTGGAAGG GTGGGCCGTTTGCTGGGCCAGGACAGAGAGCGGAGCCAGGCTCTGGTGCAGCTACGGAAAGAGAATCAGCTGGTAGAGCTTCACTACGATGCTGTCTGCCAGTACATGGGCCCCAGTGACTCAGACGAAGACTAA